A DNA window from Ctenopharyngodon idella isolate HZGC_01 chromosome 10, HZGC01, whole genome shotgun sequence contains the following coding sequences:
- the LOC127520377 gene encoding mucin-19-like isoform X4, which produces MFGFWSIQGFFLFAMDQGWKRLPLLVVFLFLSSAYGFKGGAYSNAHQRWGQPSDNTFSPHAVQSSVSEVPVTGTLPEEVGSSLFTNRPLKRFNLLQFVKGHDSSHHESMSYAQTAPSSSVFASLPLPLSEKQAGSLTLLQGSGTTITDTASVSTQSTSGQSTSDQSFPSLYMSSSQETSGVESAEAALPVFSQESISYSSSSAPGATYTSQGSPVPLSEGSSQAISPQDESSYSRLFQSQGASSHYTPDSYTKLSSSSVSSQSTSDQSPPSLYSSSSQDSSGSLLEASGSFFQGEMVGLSSSDLSPESQTSGQLLPSSLEVSSQFTNGQGSPSLFIGSSKSSSDSQSTGPASLLDTQGSLSQSILSTQTQGSTSQGSAGPELSGSSGQFIPTQVEGGSYSVSQSLNSSPYAPGSLMYGKFGPLPIRVSSQSTSTQSSPGTPLTSSRFPVQGGSSSTSSLYLKPQGTLGLYAPASSTKYVSVPMPQRAVYSQATSGSGALFGTSIGLASQGMSSTYSGSVQPQGTTSQFAPGSPSFSSSQKQFTSSYGTQSRPSLPLTLQGSATYGGSLQAQGTTGQFAPGSPSSGVSLSSAQGAASQPATVPSSRKQFTSSSGTQSGSSLPLTLQGSTTYGGSLQPQGTASQFAPGSPSSYPSVSLSSPQGAASQSATVLSSRKQFTSSYGTQTGSSLPLTLQGGAAYGGSLQPQGTASQFAPGSPSSYPSVSLSSPQGAASQSATVLSSRKQFTSSSGTQSGSSLPLTLQGSTTYGGSLQPQGTASQFAPGSPSSYPSVSLSSPQGAASQSATVLSSRKQFTSSSGTQSGSSLPLALQGSPTYGGSLQPQGTASQFAPGSPSSYPSVSLSSPQGVASQPSQAFQSYSVSQSQKSQRWQPSQGIQTSGAAVSQGIDLSQSSPMQSRFSSLSSAGGPSSKDSGLFVSAQGGGTSYGGFSLNSQSPLKYNPGSHAYAKFGSSPLAVSSQSTSDQHSNGLYSSGSLQTQGLLGVVEGPSSQAPFDSPSSNQIERFVMLQRPTGSNLAPSLGLSAQASSVSMLSGVPQTAQALRESGSDVQLNNQVSSNSQANAYTSLQKFSSNYGAQSLKPSELLRYEPGVYGQGTSSASELLSSYGSTYNLNAPASIPSRSSLSSRYYSVKG; this is translated from the exons ATGTTTGGGTTTTGGAGTATtcaggggttttttttgtttgccatGGATCAAGGGTGGAAAAG GTTACCCTTGTTGGTAGTCTTTCTGTTTTTGAGTAGTGCTTATGGATTTAAAG GTGGAGCTTATTCAAATGCCCACCAGCGGTGGGGTCAACCTTCTGACAATACTTTCTCACCTCATGCAGTCCAGTCATCTGTTTCAGAGGTCCCTGTGACTGGGACTTTGCCTGAAGAAGTGGGCTCAAGTTTATTCACTAACAGACCCCTGAAAAGGTTTAACTTGCTCCAGTTTGTAAAAGGTCATGATTCCAGCCACCATGAATCGATGTCCTATGCCCAAACTGCTCCAAGCAGCTCAGTTTTTGCTTCCTTGCCTCTACCCTTAAGTGAAAAGCAAGCAGGCAGTTTGACATTGCTCCAGGGCTCTGGAACAACCATTACAGATACTGCTAGTGTTTCTACACAAAGCACTTCTGGCCAGTCCACCAGCGATCAGAGCTTCCCTAGTTTGTACATGTCCAGCTCCCAGGAAACCTCTGGTGTTGAATCTGCGGAAGCCGCTTTGCCTGTGTTCTCTCAGGAGAGTATCTCCTACAGCAGTTCATCTGCTCCAGGTGCCACTTACACTTCTCAAGGTAGCCCAGTGCCACTTTCAGAAGGCTCTAGTCAAGCCATCTCACCTCAGGATGAAAGCAGTTACAGTCGTTTGTTTCAGTCTCAAGGTGCCTCTAGTCACTATACCCCAGACTCCTATACCAAGCTCAGTTCTTCATCTGTTTCTAGTCAGTCTACCAGTGATCAGAGTCCCCCCAGTCTGTATAGTTCTAGCTCTCAGGATAGTTCTGGCAGTTTGTTGGAAGCTTCTGGCTCTTTCTTTCAAGGGGAAATGGTAGGGCTTAGCTCGTCTGACTTGTCTCCTGAATCTCAAACCTCTGGTCAGCTTCTGCCCTCATCATTGGAGGTCTCTAGCCAGTTTACTAATGGTCAGGGCTCTCCCAGCTTGTTTATAGGTAGCTCTAAAAGCAGTTCTGATTCCCAGTCAACTGGTCCTGCTTCACTTCTAGATACTCAGGGTAGCCtttctcaaagcattttgtCTACCCAGACTCAGGGCTCCACTTCTCAGGGCAGTGCTGGGCCTGAATTGTCTGGAAGTTCTGGGCAATTTATCCCCACACAAGTAGAAGGTGGCAGTTATAGTGTGTCCCAATCGCTTAACTCTAGTCCGTATGCCCCAGGATCCCTGATGTATGGGAAGTTTGGCCCCTTGCCTATAAGGGTTTCTAGCCAGTCCACAAGCACCCAAAGCAGTCCTGGCACTCCATTAACTTCCAGTCGTTTCCCTGTGCAGGGAGGTAGTAGCTCTACTTCTAGCTTATATCTGAAGCCTCAGGGCACTCTGGGTCTGTATGCCCCTGCGTCATCTACCAAATATGTGAGTGTTCCCATGCCACAACGTGCTGTTTATAGCCAGGCAACAAGTGGCTCGGGGGCTCTGTTTGGGACCTCTATTGGTTTAGCCTCACAAGGAATGAGTAGCACTTACAGTGGTTCTGTACAGCCTCAAGGTACCACAAGTCAATTTGCCCCTGGGTCTCCATCCTTCTCTAGTTCACAGAAGCAGTTTACCTCTAGCTATGGCACCCAGTCAAGGCCCTCTCTGCCACTCACCCTGCAGGGAAGTGCCACTTACGGTGGATCACTCCAGGCTCAAGGTACCACAGGTCAGTTTGCCCCTGGGTCTCCATCTTCAGGTGTATCACTATCGTCAGCCCAAGGTGCTGCCAGTCAGCCTGCCACAGTCCCGAGTTCGCGGAAGCAGTTTACCTCTAGCTCTGGCACCCAGTCAGGGTCCTCTCTGCCACTCACCCTGCAGGGAAGCACCACTTATGGTGGATCACTCCAGCCTCAAGGTACTGCAAGTCAGTTTGCCCCTGGGTCTCCATCCTCCTATCCAAGTGTATCACTATCCTCACCCCAAGGTGCTGCCAGCCAGTCTGCCACAGTCCTGAGTTCACGGAAGCAGTTTACCTCTAGCTATGGCACCCAGACTGGGTCCTCTCTGCCACTCACCCTGCAGGGAGGTGCTGCTTATGGTGGATCACTCCAGCCTCAAGGTACCGCAAGTCAGTTTGCCCCTGGGTCTCCATCCTCCTATCCAAGTGTATCACTATCCTCACCCCAAG GTGCTGCCAGCCAGTCTGCCACAGTCCTGAGTTCACGGAAGCAGTTTACCTCTAGCTCTGGCACCCAGTCAGGGTCCTCTCTGCCACTCACCCTGCAGGGAAGCACCACTTATGGTGGATCACTCCAGCCTCAAGGTACTGCAAGTCAGTTTGCCCCTGGGTCTCCATCCTCCTATCCAAGTGTATCACTATCCTCACCCCAAGGTGCTGCCAGCCAGTCTGCCACAGTCCTGAGTTCACGGAAGCAGTTTACCTCTAGCTCTGGCACCCAGTCAGGGTCCTCTCTGCCACTTGCCCTGCAGGGAAGCCCCACTTATGGTGGATCACTCCAGCCTCAAG GTACCGCAAGTCAGTTTGCCCCTGGGTCTCCATCCTCCTATCCAAGTGTATCACTATCCTCACCCCAAGGTGTTGCCAGCCAGCCCAGCCAAGCATTTCAAAGCTATTCTGTGTCCCAAAGCCAGAAGTCTCAAAGATGGCAGCCTTCACAAGGTATTCAGACCTCAGGTGCAGCTGTATCACAGGGAATCGATCTATCTCAAAGCTCTCCAATGCAGAGTAggttctcttccctgtcatccGCAGGAGGCCCATCTTCAAAAGATTCTGGACTGTTTGTTTCTGCACAGGGTGGTGGCACCAGTTATGGTGGCTTTTCTCTCAATTCTCAAAGCCCTTTGAAGTACAACCCTGGGTCCCATGCATATGCCAAGTTTGGTTCCTCACCCCTAGCTGTTTCTAGCCAGTCTACCAGTGATCAGCACTCAAATGGCTTGTATAGCTCAGGCTCTCTGCAAACCCAGGGTCTCCTTGGTGTAGTTGAAGGACCCTCATCTCAAGCTCCTTTTGACTCCCCAAGCAGTAACCAAATTGAGCGTTTTGTGATGTTGCAACGGCCCACAGGTTCCAACCTAGCTCCATCTCTAGGCCTGAGTGCCCAAGCATCTTCTGTTAGCATGCTCTCTGGTGTTCCGCAAACTGCGCAGGCTCTACGTGAATCTGGGTCAGATGTCCAGTTAAACAACCAAGTGAGCAGCAATTCACAGGCCAATGCATATACTTCCTTGCAAAAGTTCTCCAGCAACTATGGTGCACAGAGTCTTAAGCCTTCAGAGCTCTTGCGTTATGAGCCAGGTGTTTATGGCCAAGGAACATCCAGTGCTTCTGAGCTCTTGAGTAGCTATGGTTCCACGTACAACCTGAATGCTCCTGCTTCTATACCATCCCGCAGTTCTCTCTCAAGCCGCTACTACTCTGTCAAGGGCTAA
- the LOC127520377 gene encoding serine-rich adhesin for platelets-like isoform X9 — MFGFWSIQGFFLFAMDQGWKRLPLLVVFLFLSSAYGFKGGAYSNAHQRWGQPSDNTFSPHAVQSSVSEVPVTGTLPEEVGSSLFTNRPLKRFNLLQFVKGHDSSHHESMSYAQTAPSSSVFASLPLPLSEKQAGSLTLLQGSGTTITDTASVSTQSTSGQSTSDQSFPSLYMSSSQETSGVESAEAALPVFSQESISYSSSSAPGATYTSQGSPVPLSEGSSQAISPQDESSYSRLFQSQGASSHYTPDSYTKLSSSSVSSQSTSDQSPPSLYSSSSQDSSGSLLEASGSFFQGEMVGLSSSDLSPESQTSGQLLPSSLEVSSQFTNGQGSPSLFIGSSKSSSDSQSTGPASLLDTQGSLSQSILSTQTQGSTSQGSAGPELSGSSGQFIPTQVEGGSYSVSQSLNSSPYAPGSLMYGKFGPLPIRVSSQSTSTQSSPGTPLTSSRFPVQGGSSSTSSLYLKPQGTLGLYAPASSTKYVSVPMPQRAVYSQATSGSGALFGTSIGLASQGMSSTYSGSVQPQGTTSQFAPGSPSFSSSQKQFTSSYGTQSRPSLPLTLQGSATYGGSLQAQGTTGQFAPGSPSSGVSLSSAQGAASQPATVPSSRKQFTSSSGTQSGSSLPLTLQGSTTYGGSLQPQGTASQFAPGSPSSYPSVSLSSPQGAASQSATVLSSRKQFTSSYGTQTGSSLPLTLQGGAAYGGSLQPQGTASQFAPGSPSSYPSVSLSSPQGAASQSATVLSSQKQFTSSYGTQSGSSLPLTLQGGAAYGGSLQPQGTASQFAPGSPSSYPSVSLSSPQGVASQPSQAFQSYSVSQSQKSQRWQPSQGIQTSGAAVSQGIDLSQSSPMQSRFSSLSSAGGPSSKDSGLFVSAQGGGTSYGGFSLNSQSPLKYNPGSHAYAKFGSSPLAVSSQSTSDQHSNGLYSSGSLQTQGLLGVVEGPSSQAPFDSPSSNQIERFVMLQRPTGSNLAPSLGLSAQASSVSMLSGVPQTAQALRESGSDVQLNNQVSSNSQANAYTSLQKFSSNYGAQSLKPSELLRYEPGVYGQGTSSASELLSSYGSTYNLNAPASIPSRSSLSSRYYSVKG, encoded by the exons ATGTTTGGGTTTTGGAGTATtcaggggttttttttgtttgccatGGATCAAGGGTGGAAAAG GTTACCCTTGTTGGTAGTCTTTCTGTTTTTGAGTAGTGCTTATGGATTTAAAG GTGGAGCTTATTCAAATGCCCACCAGCGGTGGGGTCAACCTTCTGACAATACTTTCTCACCTCATGCAGTCCAGTCATCTGTTTCAGAGGTCCCTGTGACTGGGACTTTGCCTGAAGAAGTGGGCTCAAGTTTATTCACTAACAGACCCCTGAAAAGGTTTAACTTGCTCCAGTTTGTAAAAGGTCATGATTCCAGCCACCATGAATCGATGTCCTATGCCCAAACTGCTCCAAGCAGCTCAGTTTTTGCTTCCTTGCCTCTACCCTTAAGTGAAAAGCAAGCAGGCAGTTTGACATTGCTCCAGGGCTCTGGAACAACCATTACAGATACTGCTAGTGTTTCTACACAAAGCACTTCTGGCCAGTCCACCAGCGATCAGAGCTTCCCTAGTTTGTACATGTCCAGCTCCCAGGAAACCTCTGGTGTTGAATCTGCGGAAGCCGCTTTGCCTGTGTTCTCTCAGGAGAGTATCTCCTACAGCAGTTCATCTGCTCCAGGTGCCACTTACACTTCTCAAGGTAGCCCAGTGCCACTTTCAGAAGGCTCTAGTCAAGCCATCTCACCTCAGGATGAAAGCAGTTACAGTCGTTTGTTTCAGTCTCAAGGTGCCTCTAGTCACTATACCCCAGACTCCTATACCAAGCTCAGTTCTTCATCTGTTTCTAGTCAGTCTACCAGTGATCAGAGTCCCCCCAGTCTGTATAGTTCTAGCTCTCAGGATAGTTCTGGCAGTTTGTTGGAAGCTTCTGGCTCTTTCTTTCAAGGGGAAATGGTAGGGCTTAGCTCGTCTGACTTGTCTCCTGAATCTCAAACCTCTGGTCAGCTTCTGCCCTCATCATTGGAGGTCTCTAGCCAGTTTACTAATGGTCAGGGCTCTCCCAGCTTGTTTATAGGTAGCTCTAAAAGCAGTTCTGATTCCCAGTCAACTGGTCCTGCTTCACTTCTAGATACTCAGGGTAGCCtttctcaaagcattttgtCTACCCAGACTCAGGGCTCCACTTCTCAGGGCAGTGCTGGGCCTGAATTGTCTGGAAGTTCTGGGCAATTTATCCCCACACAAGTAGAAGGTGGCAGTTATAGTGTGTCCCAATCGCTTAACTCTAGTCCGTATGCCCCAGGATCCCTGATGTATGGGAAGTTTGGCCCCTTGCCTATAAGGGTTTCTAGCCAGTCCACAAGCACCCAAAGCAGTCCTGGCACTCCATTAACTTCCAGTCGTTTCCCTGTGCAGGGAGGTAGTAGCTCTACTTCTAGCTTATATCTGAAGCCTCAGGGCACTCTGGGTCTGTATGCCCCTGCGTCATCTACCAAATATGTGAGTGTTCCCATGCCACAACGTGCTGTTTATAGCCAGGCAACAAGTGGCTCGGGGGCTCTGTTTGGGACCTCTATTGGTTTAGCCTCACAAGGAATGAGTAGCACTTACAGTGGTTCTGTACAGCCTCAAGGTACCACAAGTCAATTTGCCCCTGGGTCTCCATCCTTCTCTAGTTCACAGAAGCAGTTTACCTCTAGCTATGGCACCCAGTCAAGGCCCTCTCTGCCACTCACCCTGCAGGGAAGTGCCACTTACGGTGGATCACTCCAGGCTCAAGGTACCACAGGTCAGTTTGCCCCTGGGTCTCCATCTTCAGGTGTATCACTATCGTCAGCCCAAGGTGCTGCCAGTCAGCCTGCCACAGTCCCGAGTTCGCGGAAGCAGTTTACCTCTAGCTCTGGCACCCAGTCAGGGTCCTCTCTGCCACTCACCCTGCAGGGAAGCACCACTTATGGTGGATCACTCCAGCCTCAAGGTACTGCAAGTCAGTTTGCCCCTGGGTCTCCATCCTCCTATCCAAGTGTATCACTATCCTCACCCCAAGGTGCTGCCAGCCAGTCTGCCACAGTCCTGAGTTCACGGAAGCAGTTTACCTCTAGCTATGGCACCCAGACTGGGTCCTCTCTGCCACTCACCCTGCAGGGAGGTGCTGCTTATGGTGGATCACTCCAGCCTCAAGGTACCGCAAGTCAGTTTGCCCCTGGGTCTCCATCCTCCTATCCAAGTGTATCACTATCCTCACCCCAAG GTGCTGCCAGTCAGTCTGCCACAGTCCTGAGTTCACAGAAGCAGTTTACCTCTAGCTATGGCACCCAGTCAGGGTCCTCTCTGCCACTCACCCTGCAGGGAGGTGCTGCTTATGGTGGATCACTCCAGCCTCAAG GTACCGCAAGTCAGTTTGCCCCTGGGTCTCCATCCTCCTATCCAAGTGTATCACTATCCTCACCCCAAGGTGTTGCCAGCCAGCCCAGCCAAGCATTTCAAAGCTATTCTGTGTCCCAAAGCCAGAAGTCTCAAAGATGGCAGCCTTCACAAGGTATTCAGACCTCAGGTGCAGCTGTATCACAGGGAATCGATCTATCTCAAAGCTCTCCAATGCAGAGTAggttctcttccctgtcatccGCAGGAGGCCCATCTTCAAAAGATTCTGGACTGTTTGTTTCTGCACAGGGTGGTGGCACCAGTTATGGTGGCTTTTCTCTCAATTCTCAAAGCCCTTTGAAGTACAACCCTGGGTCCCATGCATATGCCAAGTTTGGTTCCTCACCCCTAGCTGTTTCTAGCCAGTCTACCAGTGATCAGCACTCAAATGGCTTGTATAGCTCAGGCTCTCTGCAAACCCAGGGTCTCCTTGGTGTAGTTGAAGGACCCTCATCTCAAGCTCCTTTTGACTCCCCAAGCAGTAACCAAATTGAGCGTTTTGTGATGTTGCAACGGCCCACAGGTTCCAACCTAGCTCCATCTCTAGGCCTGAGTGCCCAAGCATCTTCTGTTAGCATGCTCTCTGGTGTTCCGCAAACTGCGCAGGCTCTACGTGAATCTGGGTCAGATGTCCAGTTAAACAACCAAGTGAGCAGCAATTCACAGGCCAATGCATATACTTCCTTGCAAAAGTTCTCCAGCAACTATGGTGCACAGAGTCTTAAGCCTTCAGAGCTCTTGCGTTATGAGCCAGGTGTTTATGGCCAAGGAACATCCAGTGCTTCTGAGCTCTTGAGTAGCTATGGTTCCACGTACAACCTGAATGCTCCTGCTTCTATACCATCCCGCAGTTCTCTCTCAAGCCGCTACTACTCTGTCAAGGGCTAA
- the LOC127520377 gene encoding serine-rich adhesin for platelets-like isoform X12, which produces MFGFWSIQGFFLFAMDQGWKRLPLLVVFLFLSSAYGFKGGAYSNAHQRWGQPSDNTFSPHAVQSSVSEVPVTGTLPEEVGSSLFTNRPLKRFNLLQFVKGHDSSHHESMSYAQTAPSSSVFASLPLPLSEKQAGSLTLLQGSGTTITDTASVSTQSTSGQSTSDQSFPSLYMSSSQETSGVESAEAALPVFSQESISYSSSSAPGATYTSQGSPVPLSEGSSQAISPQDESSYSRLFQSQGASSHYTPDSYTKLSSSSVSSQSTSDQSPPSLYSSSSQDSSGSLLEASGSFFQGEMVGLSSSDLSPESQTSGQLLPSSLEVSSQFTNGQGSPSLFIGSSKSSSDSQSTGPASLLDTQGSLSQSILSTQTQGSTSQGSAGPELSGSSGQFIPTQVEGGSYSVSQSLNSSPYAPGSLMYGKFGPLPIRVSSQSTSTQSSPGTPLTSSRFPVQGGSSSTSSLYLKPQGTLGLYAPASSTKYVSVPMPQRAVYSQATSGSGALFGTSIGLASQGMSSTYSGSVQPQGTTSQFAPGSPSFSSSQKQFTSSYGTQSRPSLPLTLQGSATYGGSLQAQGTTGQFAPGSPSSGVSLSSAQGAASQPATVPSSRKQFTSSSGTQSGSSLPLTLQGSTTYGGSLQPQGTASQFAPGSPSSYPSVSLSSPQGAASQSATVLSSRKQFTSSYGTQTGSSLPLTLQGGAAYGGSLQPQGTASQFAPGSPSSYPSVSLSSPQGAASQSATVLSSQKQFTSSYGTQSGSSLPLTLQGGAAYGGSLQPQGTASQLAPGSPSSYPSVFLSSPQGVASQPSQAFQSYSVSQSQKSQRWQPSQGIQTSGAAVSQGIDLSQSSPMQSRFSSLSSAGGPSSKDSGLFVSAQGGGTSYGGFSLNSQSPLKYNPGSHAYAKFGSSPLAVSSQSTSDQHSNGLYSSGSLQTQGLLGVVEGPSSQAPFDSPSSNQIERFVMLQRPTGSNLAPSLGLSAQASSVSMLSGVPQTAQALRESGSDVQLNNQVSSNSQANAYTSLQKFSSNYGAQSLKPSELLRYEPGVYGQGTSSASELLSSYGSTYNLNAPASIPSRSSLSSRYYSVKG; this is translated from the exons ATGTTTGGGTTTTGGAGTATtcaggggttttttttgtttgccatGGATCAAGGGTGGAAAAG GTTACCCTTGTTGGTAGTCTTTCTGTTTTTGAGTAGTGCTTATGGATTTAAAG GTGGAGCTTATTCAAATGCCCACCAGCGGTGGGGTCAACCTTCTGACAATACTTTCTCACCTCATGCAGTCCAGTCATCTGTTTCAGAGGTCCCTGTGACTGGGACTTTGCCTGAAGAAGTGGGCTCAAGTTTATTCACTAACAGACCCCTGAAAAGGTTTAACTTGCTCCAGTTTGTAAAAGGTCATGATTCCAGCCACCATGAATCGATGTCCTATGCCCAAACTGCTCCAAGCAGCTCAGTTTTTGCTTCCTTGCCTCTACCCTTAAGTGAAAAGCAAGCAGGCAGTTTGACATTGCTCCAGGGCTCTGGAACAACCATTACAGATACTGCTAGTGTTTCTACACAAAGCACTTCTGGCCAGTCCACCAGCGATCAGAGCTTCCCTAGTTTGTACATGTCCAGCTCCCAGGAAACCTCTGGTGTTGAATCTGCGGAAGCCGCTTTGCCTGTGTTCTCTCAGGAGAGTATCTCCTACAGCAGTTCATCTGCTCCAGGTGCCACTTACACTTCTCAAGGTAGCCCAGTGCCACTTTCAGAAGGCTCTAGTCAAGCCATCTCACCTCAGGATGAAAGCAGTTACAGTCGTTTGTTTCAGTCTCAAGGTGCCTCTAGTCACTATACCCCAGACTCCTATACCAAGCTCAGTTCTTCATCTGTTTCTAGTCAGTCTACCAGTGATCAGAGTCCCCCCAGTCTGTATAGTTCTAGCTCTCAGGATAGTTCTGGCAGTTTGTTGGAAGCTTCTGGCTCTTTCTTTCAAGGGGAAATGGTAGGGCTTAGCTCGTCTGACTTGTCTCCTGAATCTCAAACCTCTGGTCAGCTTCTGCCCTCATCATTGGAGGTCTCTAGCCAGTTTACTAATGGTCAGGGCTCTCCCAGCTTGTTTATAGGTAGCTCTAAAAGCAGTTCTGATTCCCAGTCAACTGGTCCTGCTTCACTTCTAGATACTCAGGGTAGCCtttctcaaagcattttgtCTACCCAGACTCAGGGCTCCACTTCTCAGGGCAGTGCTGGGCCTGAATTGTCTGGAAGTTCTGGGCAATTTATCCCCACACAAGTAGAAGGTGGCAGTTATAGTGTGTCCCAATCGCTTAACTCTAGTCCGTATGCCCCAGGATCCCTGATGTATGGGAAGTTTGGCCCCTTGCCTATAAGGGTTTCTAGCCAGTCCACAAGCACCCAAAGCAGTCCTGGCACTCCATTAACTTCCAGTCGTTTCCCTGTGCAGGGAGGTAGTAGCTCTACTTCTAGCTTATATCTGAAGCCTCAGGGCACTCTGGGTCTGTATGCCCCTGCGTCATCTACCAAATATGTGAGTGTTCCCATGCCACAACGTGCTGTTTATAGCCAGGCAACAAGTGGCTCGGGGGCTCTGTTTGGGACCTCTATTGGTTTAGCCTCACAAGGAATGAGTAGCACTTACAGTGGTTCTGTACAGCCTCAAGGTACCACAAGTCAATTTGCCCCTGGGTCTCCATCCTTCTCTAGTTCACAGAAGCAGTTTACCTCTAGCTATGGCACCCAGTCAAGGCCCTCTCTGCCACTCACCCTGCAGGGAAGTGCCACTTACGGTGGATCACTCCAGGCTCAAGGTACCACAGGTCAGTTTGCCCCTGGGTCTCCATCTTCAGGTGTATCACTATCGTCAGCCCAAGGTGCTGCCAGTCAGCCTGCCACAGTCCCGAGTTCGCGGAAGCAGTTTACCTCTAGCTCTGGCACCCAGTCAGGGTCCTCTCTGCCACTCACCCTGCAGGGAAGCACCACTTATGGTGGATCACTCCAGCCTCAAGGTACTGCAAGTCAGTTTGCCCCTGGGTCTCCATCCTCCTATCCAAGTGTATCACTATCCTCACCCCAAGGTGCTGCCAGCCAGTCTGCCACAGTCCTGAGTTCACGGAAGCAGTTTACCTCTAGCTATGGCACCCAGACTGGGTCCTCTCTGCCACTCACCCTGCAGGGAGGTGCTGCTTATGGTGGATCACTCCAGCCTCAAGGTACCGCAAGTCAGTTTGCCCCTGGGTCTCCATCCTCCTATCCAAGTGTATCACTATCCTCACCCCAAG GTGCTGCCAGTCAGTCTGCCACAGTCCTGAGTTCACAGAAGCAGTTTACCTCTAGCTATGGCACCCAGTCAGGGTCCTCTCTGCCACTCACCCTGCAGGGAGGTGCTGCTTATGGTGGATCACTCCAGCCTCAAG GTACTGCAAGTCAGCTTGCCCCTGGGTCTCCATCCTCCTATCCAAGTGTATTCCTGTCCTCACCCCAAG GTGTTGCCAGCCAGCCCAGCCAAGCATTTCAAAGCTATTCTGTGTCCCAAAGCCAGAAGTCTCAAAGATGGCAGCCTTCACAAGGTATTCAGACCTCAGGTGCAGCTGTATCACAGGGAATCGATCTATCTCAAAGCTCTCCAATGCAGAGTAggttctcttccctgtcatccGCAGGAGGCCCATCTTCAAAAGATTCTGGACTGTTTGTTTCTGCACAGGGTGGTGGCACCAGTTATGGTGGCTTTTCTCTCAATTCTCAAAGCCCTTTGAAGTACAACCCTGGGTCCCATGCATATGCCAAGTTTGGTTCCTCACCCCTAGCTGTTTCTAGCCAGTCTACCAGTGATCAGCACTCAAATGGCTTGTATAGCTCAGGCTCTCTGCAAACCCAGGGTCTCCTTGGTGTAGTTGAAGGACCCTCATCTCAAGCTCCTTTTGACTCCCCAAGCAGTAACCAAATTGAGCGTTTTGTGATGTTGCAACGGCCCACAGGTTCCAACCTAGCTCCATCTCTAGGCCTGAGTGCCCAAGCATCTTCTGTTAGCATGCTCTCTGGTGTTCCGCAAACTGCGCAGGCTCTACGTGAATCTGGGTCAGATGTCCAGTTAAACAACCAAGTGAGCAGCAATTCACAGGCCAATGCATATACTTCCTTGCAAAAGTTCTCCAGCAACTATGGTGCACAGAGTCTTAAGCCTTCAGAGCTCTTGCGTTATGAGCCAGGTGTTTATGGCCAAGGAACATCCAGTGCTTCTGAGCTCTTGAGTAGCTATGGTTCCACGTACAACCTGAATGCTCCTGCTTCTATACCATCCCGCAGTTCTCTCTCAAGCCGCTACTACTCTGTCAAGGGCTAA